The Ricinus communis isolate WT05 ecotype wild-type chromosome 8, ASM1957865v1, whole genome shotgun sequence sequence ACATCAGTCGTCCCTTCATCTTGaacagttgttttctcattctgcTCAggcattatttttcttacccTTGCACTAATGTCTACTATGTCTTTTGTAAATAGCCAGTCCTCTTCATTTAACTCTTTGCTTGCCTCAGATCTGCCAGTTAAACACTCTCTCAATATCTCTGCATCTTGCTAAATTATTGCatgtattttcttattattttctctaccCTCATTACTTACTTTTTCACCACCATCTAAGGCTCATGGTACTGTTAAGTCGCATATACCATCACTACTCTCTGAAATATCCAATAACTCCTTTAAGTGGTCCCTAATCACTTTATGCTCAGCATATACCTCAACTTCACTATAAAGTTTAACTATATTTAACATATCTTGCACAAAACACCTCATACAATAACCTTAACCCATGTGCTAGACTTTTTTCAGGCATCTTATAGAGTTTTTTAACATTTCCAAACCCCATTAACTCATTTATAAAGTTGACAAATAAATCTGATGAGAAATTGTCAACATCTATGTCTACTTCCATAACATTTTCCCCCcatataaatctttttttccTCGCCTAAATCAGAAATAACATTCCACCACAAAACAGACAGACAAAGTGTCTGCCATTACAAGAAGTTAAAATACTCGGATAAAAGAAGAATGTCATTGGTAACAGAGAAGAAAGCAAAAACAATAGTATTTGcacacaaaaaaagaaaaacaaaaagcacAATATTTACACAAAGGCACAAAgattcaataatataaaaagtaaaattatacaCAAAAACAACTTCGAACAGCATAGATATCAAGAATAATAACGTACAGTTTCATGGTTATCTTCTGTTACTAatagaatcgattcaattgttGTTCTCGTAATTTCAAATCAAAATCCttaatttcaattcaaaaaCCCTAACCTCCTACTCAACTGTTAAAAGTGAAAAAACCCCAACTTTCTATTGGTAAAACGAGAAATAAATGATGGTATTACCGTGccatatgaattttttattctaactCATTGTTTTTATAACGCCCACATCAGATATTGTAAAGAAAGacttgataaaaataagaatttgtcattttttaaCAGGTTGCAACACTTAattgttataaataaaagttgaaacactcttattattttttaacaagttGGGACACCAAATGTGTAATTATCCTTCTATTAATGGAAAAGTGAACATAAACCACTGGTTTATATACTATTTCTATCTATCACATAGCCTAAGTAAACAGTGTCAACCACATTGTCCAGTGCAGGGACAAAGAAGCCCAGCACTTCAATTAACAGAACCCATGCAAGAACAGCTACCAAGTATGAATCTCACTCCCTTCAGGATgctatttaaaaattagggatgtattttttacaaatatagaTTATAGATTTCTCTCCTtggttttttcttcttgtataatttttgctgcaaatatatatgtaaCCAGATTGGttgaactaattttttttatcttagcCGTTCAACACGGTTCAATCTGATTTAATTGCAGAATCTGATTACTATACACATTGGGTAAAACCACAGATTCATCCCTATAACtaaggggaaaaaaaaaaaaccttctAACCTTATTGACATATGATGACTTACCAAAACCTGCTGAAGTAACCGAGGAAATTTGTCTGAAAATATAGCTCTTGATGAGACAAGCCTCGAAATTGTCACAATCCATGAACTAAAAAGGTACACACAACTAAAAACGTTGCCCAAGTATAGCCCTTTATTGAACACGCCTCAAAATTGTACAATGCACCAATTTGAAGGTATGCACACCCTAGTCAAAAAGAACTTACATACAAAGAACAAATGGCAGAACATGACAGGTCAAAGATTCGTATTATACACCAGGAGTTCTAGGCACAGCAGTTGATCTATGATTTCTGCTAATAGGTAGGTGAACATAAACCTCATGAACCTCTGGTTTATAAACTTCCCCTCTATCCCTATCAACCGCATAGCATACATAAACAGTGTCAATCACATTGTCGAGCACATGGACGAAGAAGCCTAGCACTACAATCAACAGAGCCCATGCAAGAACAGCTACAAAGTATGAATCAACCCCAAGCTTGCTCGCTCCCTTCAGGATGGCACATACCTGTTTCCAGAAATCAGAGATGCACTTTCATCAGAAAAAGAATATCTTAAAAAACAGATGTAAGCTGTTTACTTTGTCATTGGAATGAAAGGTAACAGCAGTGTGCAAGCCACAAGTTCCCGTGGCACAAAGGAGGGAGAATAATATGATGATCAGGTAAAGTAGAAGTTCTTGCATGTGTTACTCATGTGATGAGGGTTATAAAACTGAAATCTAACTATAAGTAAATATTtggaaaattataaatatagatCATTaggaaatatacccctatatGCATATGCGTATATACTCTCTCTCAATCTCTCTTACCAGCTACTGACTTGGGCATTAAGCATAGCCCccttatatttcttttctccaaATTTCAGGTATCAGCACCcagaattagataaaatatgaACAATCAGCCCTCCTAGTCCACcatgtaaatattaaatactatcAGTTTCCATCATAAACCAATAACCCAATACTCACCACAATTGCATATATAGCTGAGAGGACAAATGCAATTCCAGCCAACAAACGACTAGAGACTGTCTCCACAAAAACAGCAGAGAGAAGGTTGCGTTTTAAAAGTTCATATGTCATCTTTGCAGAAGTGCAGTACGCTTCACCGGTTATTGCTGCGAAGTTAACTGTGAACTTGTTAAGAAAATCTACTGCTGACATCAATGCATTAACACAACACCGCAGTACAAGGGTCACCATCCCAGGAGTATCCTCTTGTCTTGCACTATCAACAGCAGCACGCACAATACGAACAACACAAATAAGTAGTCCAGATATGCAAACAGTTCCAGACGAAGAGCCAAATGCATTTCTGCAGGTGTTCAGaacacacaaaaaaaaaaacatgaacATGTCATATTATGATAGAATTTCTCTAAGATCTGTGCCCCAAGATATTGATAATGACGATGTGTCAAATAATAAAGAGGATATGAAATAGTAACACAGAACTCAAATTATAAAGcacttaaaataaaagtacatgCAACAGGATAGAAGAGGTCTATGCTCTCCCACTACATCAGGAGAATAAAAATGGTAGGAAAGCTCTAAAGCAAGGCACCAGTCCAGGTGGAAAAGACAAATTTCTTATTAGCTGTGGAACTAGCTTATGTAACTGCAAGCACATTTGTAAAACATCTATAAAGCAGTGGCAGTTCTGAATCTAATCCTAACAACCACTCACATGGAAAAACACTGTGCTGCCCAGTATGACATTATCTAACCTACTGGAAACCAAAATTAAAGCATAAAACATCGACCTGCCCACTAGTATTGCATATGGAGACAACACCAACTGCATTTCAATATACTGGCGTGATTACTAAATTGAGTTCttataaataacttaattattactttataCATCTGTCTCTAAACCTCTTGATATACTGGAGGTATAACACAAGGCAACCAAAATCTAAAACTTTTTCACATTATTTGTCAAGTTGCGTGCTGGGGACACACAAAAATTTACTCATCCTCCAAATAATATCCTATTACCACCTATCATGGTAGAGAaattagtatgagaagataaTATGAACAGAGTCATTTGAAAGAGCTCAAGACAGCTAAtaagcaagaaaagaaacaccCATGCTATACTCTCTAGCATTTCATCTAAAACAGAGATTTACGGCATCACATGTTGGTCATTATCTCACAGTAAGAAACTGCTAACAAAGAACCATCCTATACATTAGTGTAACCAACAAGAAGTTTCAGAACATGATCAACCACAAAGTacactttattattttcatattcaatAAACAGAGGTCTgcaaacacaaaaataaaaaaagatagtAATCTTCACACAAGATTGAGGATACTGAAGATGTCACAAGTTGAGTTTGAATAGGTGAGGAGAGGAGAGAATACCAGGTCTTGTGTTAAAGAAGATCCAAACCCTAATATATCGTTAAAAAGTTTGTCTAGAACTGAAAATGACACCATCAAAGCCATTAAAACTAAGTGGCACTGACAAATCATTATgcttaaaaacataaaatagaGGAAATATTAATGTTTCAATTCTAAGTAATCGCAATGTGGAATTTTATGGAGCTGGGGTAGCAAATATATGCAGTACATCTCCTGTCTAGCGATGAATCCAAAAGCTATACCTCTCCAGTTGGGTAGATTTAGCTCATTAGAAGTCATTAGACCTTTTGTGAACAGAACTAAACAAAAAGGTAAACCACTTGACTACTTGTGTCAGAAATAATAAGAATCTCTTCTACCTGCACATGTGCCTAGAAAGTAGACATCAACTTCATGGAGTCTCCACTAGTGTGAACCTGAATGTGCTGTCAAAATTTAGAAGAAACAATTGGAGATTCCCACCCAAGGAAAAGATTTTGAACTAACATCATAAAGGCCTCCAGGTGGTAATTACAATTTCTATCAGTACTGCTTAATACTTCACTTCATTTTGTAGAAAATAAAGCAATATAAAGATACTAGAACACTTGGGAAATTGTATGGTACTCATCACTAACcaaattttactgtttttgaTAACAAAAATTGCAATGCACGAAATCTAATATCAAAAGCATAATCCTGACCATCTAAGACAGAATCCATTTAGTTAATACTAATGTTCATTAGATATGCACTACCAAAAACTATTAGACAAGTACACATATATTAACCGTACAGAGAAGTAATAGCCAGAAATCACCTCATAGAACTTCTAATACCCCGCTTAGGTGCTGAATCCTCCTTGGAAAAGTACCACTGAGCGATAGTCCCACTGATTACATAAACCTGAGCTTCGATCATTGAAGTCAAAGACCAAAGCATTGTAAGAATTGCCAATGTATAATAAGCAGGCACCCAGCTGTCCTGCTTCCAAACACAAGTGTACCCCTCACTTGATGCCTTTGGTACAATTTTCCCATTCAGCCTTGCAAACACCAAAAATACTACAATTGGCGCATaataaaccactaaaccaACTGTCAGTAACGGTAAGGCCACaaataaccccaaattctTTGAAAGTGCATTAGACGCAACCCCAATTATCATCACAGTCAACTCAATTCTATGCCAATTAACCACAAAAATCCACACAATAACCCCAATAACCAAGAAAACGAAAACCAACACCAAAATTCTATAAGCCAAAGGAAATGCATCGCTACAAGAAGAACTAACCGTACAAGCAACAAACCAATAGATATTGAAAAAGATAGGAAACACaataaagaaaggaagagaaatGTACACTATTTGCTTTGTATAATGCTTAAGcaacaaaagcaaaagaaaacaaataggCCCACTTAAAATCAAAGTAATTACAAGACTCCATATAATAGCCTTCCAAAGACTAGAACTTGAAGAAGAACTAAAAGAGTAGTAATAGGACAAATGGGTTATAGAAAATCCATCTGTTGATGACAAAAAGACTGAATCTTTAACACAAGAAGTAGAATTGAAGTCATAAGTATAGGAAGACAGATTGGTGTAATTTGGGtttctattaaaaatagaaaagattcCAAATCCAAAAGTGCAAAGAACACAGAGCGCAAAgagaactagaaaaggaaCGTCCTTGAATGGTCTAGGACCGTAATTGTAGGAGATCTGGAGGTACTGGGTCGGGTCAGATTCATCAGGGTTAGAGTGGGCCCGTTCGGGTTCTTCAATTACGGAAGGATATAAGGGGGGTTTGGAGACGAGTGGCTCTGAGAGGGAAGAGGAGGATTCGTTTGGCTTGTTAGGTTCTTCAGTGCTTCCCATTTTAGTTTCAAttgtggtggtggtggtggtggtggcggTGGTGTCAGCGGTGGTGGTTATGGCAGTGATAGAAGAGAGAGCATATTTTTTGTTGTCGTTGACTGGCAGCAGATGATTAAAGATGATAAGGTAGCTCTTTGTAAGTTAGTTGTTAGAGTTCTGTACTTCTAAAATTACAGTCTCAGCGTCACCTGTTGAAAATTATAGGAAAAGTACGGATAAGTCCATGAATCTTCAACTGAAAAATAGTTAAACTcctaaaatttaaagtaatttgATTATACTTctaaagtttataaaatagaaCCATTTAGGGTCTGTTTATTTGCAAagaattttttctatttttattttttaattttaataagaattttataaaaaatttataaatttgtaaaacatGTTTATTTGCTATTAcataaaacaattatttttatttgaataatattttaaatataaaagataaatttagaATAACTGAAGttgaattttcttgtttttgtttgaaaacaagtaattcttatattaaaaaataaaaatatattaaatttattttttaaaatttaattataattttaaaaatataaaaaactattttttatttttatttcagaaagatattaaaaataaatataaaattttattttctattttcttttgaaaaactctttaagaaattaacatagtttttataagtaaatatGCCCTTACATTCTTATAGTTAATTCCTTCCATTTTACTATCTAAATGGTGTTATTAAAGTGAAGTAGAAATAGTTTTTTCTAGAAACAGAGctactattttcttaaatGAGAAAAGTCAAGACGATTTTTTTAGcgtttaaaactaattagatcttatataattacataGTGAACAGACGAAATTAGTTTTAAGAATGTAATTgttttaatgtttaaattttaaatatgtaattaagctactttaaaatttaaagatttaattgtACTTTGTTGAAAGTTTAGGAGTTTCTTCTCACCTTTTTCCAAAATTGTAGAATAAgcatatgttttatttagCAATGGTTTGGCAAAAACAAAGATAAAGTCTAGGTTTTAGAAAGTTAAACTCTATCTCCTCAATTCACATATTTGGGTTAAAAGTTGAAcgttttttaaagttttaaaaaatctttaaaattaatggtaCTTATTGTTCAAATAAAGGTTggagtttttaaaattttatgaaaccaaacaaaagattGTAACTTGAAgtgataatataataaaaattaatatgtaaaataataaattaagaaaaattaataacagtCTACTAACTATGTactaataacaaattaattattcagtaattatttatttgtcaaatattaattttttattagattgtCTCTTCGTTTTAAATACTGGTATGAAAAACTGGATGTAAAGTAcaattattatctattttattgtccttttcctttcaaaaacaatagttttgttcttttttagtccattttaaattataattcatttttcttttaattattagtgtaataagtaattatcaaatatatcatttattaatttatatattaaaattgtaggttttataaaaaatttaaaagtaatgaTTATTATAAAGATACCTCAGCAATTTCTAAGATCTAAACAGGCAAGCTAAGGACAAAACAGTGTTCACTGTTATTGAAACAGGGTCATAATAAAGAGTTTCTTGCATATTTAGtagggaaaaaataaaagaaaaagtaaacgCAAAAGAATGTGAATTATCAATGTCTCCTGGCACTTGGAAGGGTGATGACAGTGGAGAGGTAGATTGCTCCGAACCTGAGTTCATCTTCTCAATGCTATTGCTGTAAGCATT is a genomic window containing:
- the LOC8284775 gene encoding CTL-like protein DDB_G0288717; the protein is MGSTEEPNKPNESSSSLSEPLVSKPPLYPSVIEEPERAHSNPDESDPTQYLQISYNYGPRPFKDVPFLVLFALCVLCTFGFGIFSIFNRNPNYTNLSSYTYDFNSTSCVKDSVFLSSTDGFSITHLSYYYSFSSSSSSSLWKAIIWSLVITLILSGPICFLLLLLLKHYTKQIVYISLPFFIVFPIFFNIYWFVACTVSSSCSDAFPLAYRILVLVFVFLVIGVIVWIFVVNWHRIELTVMIIGVASNALSKNLGLFVALPLLTVGLVVYYAPIVVFLVFARLNGKIVPKASSEGYTCVWKQDSWVPAYYTLAILTMLWSLTSMIEAQVYVISGTIAQWYFSKEDSAPKRGIRSSMRNAFGSSSGTVCISGLLICVVRIVRAAVDSARQEDTPGMVTLVLRCCVNALMSAVDFLNKFTVNFAAITGEAYCTSAKMTYELLKRNLLSAVFVETVSSRLLAGIAFVLSAIYAIVVCAILKGASKLGVDSYFVAVLAWALLIVVLGFFVHVLDNVIDTVYVCYAVDRDRGEVYKPEVHEVYVHLPISRNHRSTAVPRTPGV